One Candidatus Saccharibacteria bacterium RAAC3_TM7_1 genomic region harbors:
- a CDS encoding PfkB family kinase, nonfunctional (RAAC3_TM7_1_830), giving the protein MSGQIPRILSVGAAVQDVFLSQSDELKAVCENPQECFLKLELGAKANVNKINFSTGGGATNAAVTFARQGLDAVFMGMIGHDPAGQAVLDDLDREGVDTGHVKYSKQYNTGYSVLLLAPNGERTILTYRGASTHYDKVHFGLGDITADWLYVSSLAGSMEALDHVLHQAKQKSIKVFFNPGKDELKQPTKLKGLLEDIDILSVNKEEAKQIVHGETLEELVRHLLHYVPVVIISDGPNGVMASDGTTIIRAGMYRDVRVTDRTGAGDAFGSGFLSQWAQGKSLKESIIFASANSTSVVTKIGAKAGILPRGTRLHEMPLQERKL; this is encoded by the coding sequence ATGAGTGGGCAAATTCCTCGGATACTATCAGTCGGTGCGGCAGTCCAAGACGTATTTCTTAGCCAGAGCGACGAACTAAAAGCAGTCTGCGAAAATCCGCAGGAGTGTTTCTTAAAGCTAGAGCTCGGCGCCAAAGCCAACGTCAATAAAATCAATTTTAGTACGGGTGGTGGCGCGACAAATGCTGCCGTGACCTTTGCCAGGCAAGGTTTGGACGCAGTATTTATGGGAATGATCGGCCATGATCCAGCTGGCCAGGCGGTACTCGATGATCTCGACCGTGAGGGAGTCGATACCGGTCACGTCAAATACTCCAAGCAGTACAACACCGGTTATTCGGTGCTACTACTCGCGCCAAACGGCGAGCGAACGATCTTGACCTACCGCGGTGCTTCGACACACTATGACAAGGTGCACTTTGGCCTCGGCGATATTACCGCGGATTGGCTGTACGTATCGAGCTTAGCGGGCAGCATGGAGGCACTCGACCACGTTCTCCACCAGGCGAAGCAAAAAAGTATAAAAGTTTTCTTCAATCCTGGTAAAGATGAGTTGAAGCAGCCAACAAAATTAAAAGGTTTGCTTGAGGATATTGATATTCTTTCGGTAAATAAAGAAGAGGCGAAGCAGATTGTTCACGGCGAAACACTAGAAGAGCTTGTCCGGCACCTGCTGCACTACGTACCGGTCGTCATCATTAGTGATGGTCCAAATGGCGTGATGGCTTCAGACGGCACAACAATAATTCGTGCCGGCATGTATCGCGATGTCCGCGTCACCGACCGTACCGGTGCTGGTGATGCTTTCGGGTCAGGCTTTTTGAGTCAGTGGGCTCAAGGGAAAAGTCTGAAAGAGTCAATTATTTTTGCCAGTGCCAACTCGACATCGGTCGTCACAAAGATTGGCGCAAAAGCCGGTATACTGCCACGTGGTACAAGACTGCACGAAATGCCGCTTCAGGAAAGGAAACTCTAG
- a CDS encoding Sugar-phosphate isomerase, RpiB/LacA/LacB family (RAAC3_TM7_1_836), which translates to MKIYLGADHQGFYLKERLFAYLAKHGYDVDDVGGKELDPADDFPEFAQLAAMKIIGEEDKDPRAILLCGGGQGMAMAANRFRGIRAAVIWDAFEAKMTRNDNDSNVLCLPARVLEDDEAAWQGIVETWLNTPFAGAARFKRRNMQIDEVA; encoded by the coding sequence ATGAAAATCTATCTGGGTGCGGATCATCAAGGGTTTTATCTAAAAGAGAGGCTATTTGCCTACCTGGCAAAGCATGGCTATGATGTCGATGATGTTGGCGGTAAGGAGCTTGACCCGGCGGATGACTTTCCGGAGTTTGCGCAACTGGCGGCGATGAAAATTATTGGCGAAGAAGACAAAGATCCGCGCGCGATTCTGCTCTGCGGTGGTGGTCAAGGTATGGCGATGGCGGCGAATCGCTTTCGCGGTATTCGCGCTGCCGTGATATGGGATGCATTTGAGGCAAAGATGACACGGAATGATAATGACAGCAATGTCCTTTGTTTGCCGGCTCGAGTACTAGAGGACGACGAAGCAGCCTGGCAAGGTATCGTCGAAACGTGGCTCAACACGCCGTTTGCGGGAGCGGCACGTTTCAAGCGTCGCAACATGCAAATCGACGAGGTAGCGTAG
- a CDS encoding hypothetical protein (RAAC3_TM7_1_831), translating to MAAESIQEQNKISAFKSESCYRPMDSDNEVLDELMQNRTYLEILGAFAYNVATSTDWRDGEIVIGPYDQQTLYRLGIIDKRGGLTTRGYFVRRSIGLDAESLEHGTFQIKRFG from the coding sequence ATGGCAGCCGAGTCAATCCAAGAGCAAAATAAAATATCGGCCTTCAAGTCTGAGTCATGTTATCGACCGATGGATTCTGACAATGAGGTCCTCGATGAGTTGATGCAAAACAGAACTTACCTAGAGATACTTGGTGCATTTGCATACAATGTCGCGACCAGCACAGATTGGCGTGACGGTGAAATTGTAATTGGACCCTACGACCAACAAACCTTATACCGGCTTGGCATTATTGATAAGAGAGGTGGCCTTACAACACGAGGCTACTTTGTGCGCCGGAGTATTGGGCTGGACGCCGAATCACTCGAACATGGAACTTTTCAGATTAAGCGCTTCGGGTAG
- a CDS encoding Inorganic pyrophosphatase (RAAC3_TM7_1_840), producing MADFNQVLTPGSIDEGTVNTVVEIPQGSRLKVEWDRERAVFMLDRVEPAIFAKPCNYGFIPQTLDEDGDELDTLIICPEPLATGVWLEAKIIGVMKFEDDGEVDDKIVVVPADNRDDDRINSLADIPQLVKQLEHHFTHYKDLKKPGSTIVKGWGDAEEAKTIIKECIERWNNK from the coding sequence ATGGCAGATTTTAATCAAGTTTTGACACCTGGTAGTATTGACGAAGGCACGGTAAACACCGTTGTCGAAATCCCGCAAGGTTCGCGATTGAAAGTGGAGTGGGATCGCGAGCGAGCCGTCTTTATGCTCGACCGTGTCGAGCCAGCAATTTTCGCAAAGCCATGTAACTACGGCTTTATTCCGCAAACGCTTGACGAAGACGGTGACGAACTCGATACGTTGATCATTTGTCCAGAGCCACTAGCGACCGGGGTGTGGCTGGAGGCAAAGATTATTGGCGTCATGAAATTTGAAGACGACGGTGAAGTGGATGACAAGATCGTCGTTGTACCAGCAGACAACCGTGATGATGACCGAATCAATTCGCTTGCCGACATTCCGCAACTTGTCAAACAACTGGAGCACCATTTTACCCACTACAAAGACCTTAAAAAACCAGGCAGTACTATCGTCAAAGGCTGGGGCGACGCTGAAGAAGCAAAGACGATCATTAAAGAGTGCATCGAACGATGGAATAATAAATAA
- a CDS encoding Glyceraldehyde-3-phosphate dehydrogenase, type I (RAAC3_TM7_1_837) encodes MSKTKIAINGFGRIGRNAFKIAFERSDLEIVAINDLTDNKTLAYLLKYDSNYGTYDKEVTYNDDGLVVAGKNVKVLSEKDPTALPWKDLDVELVIESTGFFTDQEGAGKHVTAGAKRVVISGPTKSDGVDTIVLGANDDKVAGATKVISNASCTTNSLGAVMAILESEFGVEKSLLTTVHSYTASQKLQDAPSKDLREGRNAAENIVPTSTGAAIAVTKALPGLVGKFDGISMRVPTPVVSISDITALLAKDVTVEELNKVFIKASKEPFFQGILDVSDEPLVSRDYIGNSNSGIVDLDLTRVVGGNLVKICVWYDNEWGYSNRLVELVADVAKGIK; translated from the coding sequence ATGAGCAAGACAAAAATCGCGATTAATGGCTTTGGCCGAATTGGTCGCAATGCATTTAAAATCGCCTTCGAGCGTAGTGATCTCGAGATTGTCGCAATCAACGATCTGACCGACAATAAAACGCTCGCGTACTTGCTGAAATACGATAGCAATTACGGGACGTATGACAAAGAAGTCACCTACAACGACGACGGGCTGGTCGTAGCAGGCAAAAATGTGAAAGTACTTTCGGAGAAAGATCCGACCGCGCTGCCGTGGAAAGATCTGGACGTCGAATTGGTTATCGAATCCACTGGTTTCTTTACTGACCAGGAAGGTGCCGGAAAGCATGTCACCGCTGGTGCCAAGCGGGTTGTTATTAGTGGTCCGACCAAGTCCGATGGCGTTGATACGATCGTACTTGGTGCCAATGACGACAAGGTAGCCGGTGCAACCAAGGTGATTTCCAACGCCAGTTGTACGACCAATAGTCTTGGTGCCGTTATGGCAATCCTCGAGAGTGAGTTTGGTGTCGAAAAATCGCTACTCACTACCGTGCATAGCTATACCGCCAGCCAGAAGCTGCAGGACGCGCCGTCGAAAGATTTGCGCGAAGGCCGCAACGCGGCTGAAAATATCGTGCCAACCTCTACAGGTGCAGCGATTGCCGTTACGAAAGCTTTGCCTGGGCTGGTGGGGAAGTTTGACGGTATCTCGATGCGCGTGCCGACGCCCGTCGTCTCGATTAGCGACATCACAGCGCTACTTGCCAAAGACGTAACGGTTGAAGAGCTAAACAAGGTCTTTATCAAGGCCTCGAAAGAGCCCTTTTTCCAGGGAATCCTGGACGTTAGCGATGAGCCGCTGGTTTCGCGCGATTATATCGGCAACAGCAACTCGGGTATTGTTGATCTTGATTTGACACGTGTGGTCGGTGGTAATCTTGTGAAGATCTGCGTCTGGTACGACAACGAGTGGGGTTACTCCAATCGCTTGGTCGAACTAGTGGCTGATGTTGCGAAGGGTATCAAATAG
- a CDS encoding Transketolase, central region (RAAC3_TM7_1_833): MKYPLAKNILSDDVEYEPIRAGFGRGLKKAGELDERVVALCADLTESVHMHHFAEAFPTRFLEMGVAEQNLVTVASGLARAGKIPFTASYAAFSPGRNWEQIKTTIAINDQPVKIIGGHAGLYTGPDGATHQMLEDLALMRVMPNMVVIAPGDSVEAEKATLAIAKNGKPSYLRSVRDKSPIFSTLDSPFEIGKAYVLREGRDVTLCGTGTMTYELLVAAEALRKHSIDAEVVHVPTLKPLDSETILRSVEKTGRVVTAEEAQIIGGLGGAVTELVSEFLPCPVKRLGVEDRYGESGGPHELIEHFGLDGKSLARKIKTFVAAAPPYRKGY; this comes from the coding sequence ATGAAGTATCCGTTAGCAAAGAATATTTTGTCGGACGATGTCGAGTATGAACCGATCCGCGCCGGATTTGGCCGTGGACTAAAAAAAGCCGGCGAGCTGGACGAACGGGTTGTTGCACTGTGTGCTGATCTGACGGAAAGTGTCCATATGCATCATTTCGCCGAAGCATTCCCGACGCGTTTTCTGGAAATGGGCGTTGCCGAACAAAACCTGGTAACCGTCGCGAGCGGTCTGGCTCGGGCTGGTAAGATACCGTTTACGGCGAGCTACGCCGCCTTTAGCCCGGGGCGTAACTGGGAGCAGATCAAGACGACTATAGCGATCAACGATCAGCCAGTCAAAATTATCGGCGGCCATGCCGGGCTCTATACCGGTCCAGATGGGGCGACGCACCAGATGCTCGAAGACCTTGCATTGATGCGTGTCATGCCGAATATGGTCGTAATTGCTCCGGGTGATAGCGTTGAAGCGGAAAAAGCGACGCTAGCGATTGCGAAAAACGGCAAACCATCGTACCTACGATCTGTACGCGACAAGTCACCGATATTTAGTACACTTGACTCGCCATTTGAGATTGGCAAAGCCTACGTGCTACGTGAAGGTCGTGACGTGACGTTGTGTGGTACCGGCACGATGACCTATGAGCTGCTGGTGGCAGCCGAAGCGTTGCGAAAACATTCGATTGACGCTGAAGTTGTGCATGTCCCGACACTGAAACCGCTTGATAGCGAAACGATCCTCAGGAGCGTGGAAAAGACTGGACGCGTCGTCACTGCTGAAGAAGCACAGATTATTGGTGGTTTAGGCGGGGCGGTAACCGAGCTCGTCAGTGAATTCTTGCCGTGTCCGGTCAAGCGCCTTGGTGTCGAAGATCGTTATGGTGAGAGCGGTGGTCCGCATGAGCTGATCGAGCACTTCGGGCTGGACGGCAAGAGCTTAGCGCGTAAAATCAAGACATTTGTGGCAGCGGCTCCGCCGTACAGGAAAGGATACTAA
- a CDS encoding Metal dependent phosphohydrolase (RAAC3_TM7_1_838), producing the protein MKKRDVLEAAAPHYHENEVFELDHAIDVATIAHKGQKRKSGEPYISHPLAVAKLLIDWEMDIDSVIAGVLHDTVEDTSLELPEIESLFGADVAFLVDGVTKVGQARSGMQDLKNYLPQTTDNLSKLLIAIGKDVRVIIIKIADRLHNLQTLEHMPREKQKKIARESLEVFAPMADRLAMGGPRMQIEELAFRYLDQKEFTRVQNLLKKRLGRSTRKLGKVRQEVEVELKKQGVEFEINGRVKSIYSLHRKLKKVDGNIDDIYDLMALRIIVKNKAECYRTLGILHSMYQPMIARIKDYIAVPKTNGYQSLHTTVLTPSEQIVEFQVRSRAMHEYAESGLAASFHYHEQKDSKDYAKRKDTKANKLPSQLQWITQLQEIAGRIREGEEVPRDQLNVDLFGSRMFVYSPKGDIFNLPEGALPLDFAYSVHTDIAKHAAGFRVNGNIHPFDKPLHNGDIVEVLTKKLPQAKRTWLDLVMTSHAKTKLRSQLKQLGLLETMSQAAAIIREKATRRKSKNK; encoded by the coding sequence ATGAAGAAGCGTGACGTCCTGGAGGCAGCTGCTCCCCATTACCATGAAAACGAGGTATTCGAACTCGATCACGCTATTGATGTTGCGACGATTGCCCATAAAGGCCAAAAACGTAAGAGTGGTGAGCCGTATATTTCGCATCCGTTAGCGGTGGCCAAGTTGCTGATCGATTGGGAGATGGACATTGACTCCGTCATTGCTGGTGTCTTACACGATACCGTTGAAGACACGTCGCTTGAACTGCCGGAGATTGAATCGCTCTTTGGTGCTGATGTCGCCTTTTTGGTCGATGGCGTCACCAAAGTCGGCCAAGCACGTAGCGGTATGCAGGACCTTAAGAATTATCTTCCCCAGACGACCGATAACCTGTCAAAACTACTTATTGCCATCGGCAAAGACGTCCGTGTCATTATCATCAAGATCGCCGACCGCTTGCATAACCTACAGACACTTGAACACATGCCGCGCGAAAAGCAGAAAAAGATCGCTCGCGAAAGCCTTGAGGTCTTCGCCCCAATGGCCGACCGTCTCGCTATGGGTGGTCCGCGTATGCAAATTGAGGAGCTAGCGTTTCGCTACCTTGACCAGAAAGAATTTACACGCGTCCAAAATTTACTGAAAAAACGGCTCGGCCGCAGCACACGTAAGCTCGGTAAAGTCCGTCAGGAAGTGGAGGTTGAGCTTAAAAAACAAGGTGTTGAATTTGAGATCAACGGCCGTGTCAAAAGTATCTACAGCCTGCACCGTAAACTCAAAAAAGTCGACGGCAACATCGATGATATCTACGATTTGATGGCACTGCGCATCATCGTCAAGAACAAGGCGGAATGTTACCGTACGCTCGGCATCCTCCACAGTATGTACCAGCCGATGATCGCCCGTATTAAAGACTACATTGCCGTACCAAAGACCAACGGCTATCAAAGTCTTCACACCACCGTATTGACGCCAAGCGAACAGATCGTTGAGTTCCAAGTCCGCTCACGAGCTATGCACGAATACGCCGAAAGTGGTCTGGCCGCCAGCTTCCATTACCACGAACAAAAAGATTCCAAAGATTATGCCAAGCGAAAAGACACCAAAGCCAACAAACTACCGTCGCAGCTGCAATGGATCACTCAACTGCAAGAGATCGCCGGCCGGATTCGCGAGGGTGAAGAAGTGCCGCGCGACCAGCTCAATGTTGATCTGTTCGGCTCTCGTATGTTCGTTTATTCGCCCAAAGGTGATATCTTCAATCTGCCGGAAGGCGCTCTGCCGCTTGATTTCGCCTACTCGGTTCATACTGATATCGCCAAGCACGCCGCCGGCTTCCGAGTGAATGGCAACATCCATCCATTTGATAAGCCGCTCCACAACGGCGATATCGTGGAGGTTCTCACGAAGAAGCTGCCACAGGCCAAGCGTACTTGGCTTGACCTGGTCATGACCTCTCACGCCAAAACAAAACTCCGTTCTCAGCTTAAACAGTTGGGCCTACTCGAAACGATGAGTCAGGCTGCGGCTATCATCCGCGAAAAAGCTACGCGACGTAAGTCAAAAAATAAATAA
- a CDS encoding hypothetical protein (RAAC3_TM7_1_839) yields the protein MATKQAAKALIFNPAGQVLVLRRSATHPYVPYTYDLPGGELEAGETAEEGLVREVKEETHIELQKNKLVEIDHNELDAFGRHYHVVLFVVELTHDPIVTLSSEHDTYVWQSLEKARIVGVAYEPMIERYIQLGKQS from the coding sequence GTGGCAACGAAGCAAGCTGCAAAAGCACTGATCTTCAATCCTGCCGGGCAGGTACTGGTACTACGCCGTAGTGCGACGCATCCGTATGTGCCGTATACGTATGATCTGCCGGGCGGTGAGCTTGAAGCTGGTGAGACTGCAGAGGAAGGCTTGGTCCGCGAGGTAAAAGAAGAAACTCATATTGAGTTACAAAAAAATAAGCTCGTAGAAATTGATCACAACGAATTAGACGCATTTGGCAGGCATTATCATGTCGTATTGTTCGTCGTCGAACTGACACATGATCCAATTGTTACGCTCAGTTCTGAACATGATACCTATGTGTGGCAATCACTTGAAAAAGCAAGGATTGTCGGTGTTGCCTACGAACCAATGATTGAGCGCTATATCCAATTGGGCAAGCAAAGTTAA
- a CDS encoding Transketolase protein (RAAC3_TM7_1_834) → MSGQLTIKQLEARANTVRRHIIAMLEEAGSGHSAGPLGLADLVTTLYFHVMRLDPKQPEWDERDFFFLSNGHCVPVQYAVMAEAGYFDTAELMTLRKLGSRLQGHPERLRLPGLENTSGPLGSGLAQAAGVAYSLQYLDDTPHRFVYCITGDGELDEGNIWEAAMFAGKYKLSQLIVFVDRNNIQIDGNTEDIMPLEDLRGKWESFGWHVQEIDGHNIESILDAVGMAKAITNRPSVVITHTIPGKGVDFMEYDYHWHGMPPNHEQAKKALQELRTLRGKIDHEGRA, encoded by the coding sequence ATGAGTGGGCAACTTACGATCAAACAGCTAGAAGCCAGGGCGAATACGGTACGTCGCCATATTATTGCTATGCTCGAGGAAGCCGGCAGTGGGCATAGCGCTGGTCCGCTTGGCCTGGCTGATCTGGTAACGACCCTTTACTTTCATGTCATGCGGCTTGACCCAAAGCAGCCTGAATGGGATGAACGAGATTTCTTTTTTCTCTCCAACGGTCACTGCGTGCCGGTACAATACGCCGTGATGGCAGAGGCCGGATATTTTGATACGGCAGAGCTGATGACGCTCCGTAAACTTGGCTCGCGTCTCCAGGGACACCCAGAACGCCTGCGTCTACCGGGTCTTGAAAACACCAGCGGACCGCTCGGCAGTGGTCTTGCTCAGGCGGCTGGCGTAGCATATTCGCTGCAATATCTTGACGATACGCCGCACCGTTTCGTGTACTGTATCACCGGTGATGGCGAACTCGACGAGGGTAATATTTGGGAAGCGGCGATGTTTGCAGGCAAATACAAGCTCAGCCAGCTGATTGTTTTTGTTGACCGCAACAATATTCAGATTGATGGTAACACCGAGGATATCATGCCGCTCGAGGATTTACGCGGCAAATGGGAAAGTTTTGGCTGGCACGTGCAGGAAATCGATGGGCATAATATCGAAAGCATTCTCGATGCAGTTGGCATGGCCAAGGCCATCACTAATCGCCCGAGCGTGGTGATCACGCATACAATTCCCGGTAAAGGTGTCGACTTTATGGAGTATGATTACCATTGGCACGGTATGCCACCAAATCATGAGCAGGCCAAAAAGGCGCTCCAGGAACTGCGAACATTACGAGGCAAGATTGACCATGAGGGACGAGCATGA
- a CDS encoding Sugar kinase, ribokinase family (RAAC3_TM7_1_829) yields MPRFLADLLGTDHPLFTRTLYEFEQAAGNSGVDTRLIADITERAHSIMRRLGLDPADTPGEELYHALNASVRAGRAEQLLRDSHYALLRFSDGLISFCLHDVIENAHHELPYEKRLIGHAQRHLRAEIVRRYAEHDRTDDDMVYRMASQAGLKRSTDDEYPEVQPSFSSAKTSVPYVLAVGDIITDAFIKLSEEHAEVTTDEKGYKLLSFELGAKLPYDEVEIIEAVECSPNAAVSMTRLGLEVSLMSWLGDDEPGKSMIRYLKQQGVGTESLVVEKGMKSNYHYVLRYGADRTKLQKFENYSYGWREPARKPDWLYLGVLGEQTWPLHEAILGYLSDNPDIKLVFQPGMYHLMWGTEKMKPFYERAEIVIMNREEAAEVTGKDRGDIDDLLQSLHNLGVSVAVVTDGADGAYASDSQSRLFMPNYPDPKPPLDRTGAGDAFASTIAAALALGESLETALRWAPINSMSVVQHMGAQAGLLHTSEVKAYLASAPANYNAKDIE; encoded by the coding sequence ATGCCAAGATTTTTAGCCGATCTGCTCGGTACTGACCATCCGCTTTTTACGAGAACGCTCTACGAATTTGAGCAGGCGGCTGGAAATAGCGGCGTCGATACTCGCCTGATTGCTGATATTACCGAGCGTGCCCACAGTATTATGCGTCGTCTTGGCCTCGATCCGGCTGACACGCCTGGCGAAGAGCTGTACCATGCACTCAACGCTAGTGTCCGCGCTGGTCGAGCAGAGCAGCTGCTTCGTGATAGTCACTATGCCCTGCTGCGTTTTAGCGATGGTCTGATATCATTCTGCCTACACGATGTAATCGAAAATGCTCACCATGAGTTACCGTACGAAAAGCGGCTCATCGGCCATGCCCAGCGCCATTTGCGAGCTGAGATCGTTAGGCGCTATGCGGAGCACGACCGAACCGACGACGATATGGTGTATCGTATGGCGAGTCAAGCTGGTCTGAAGCGATCGACCGATGACGAATATCCTGAAGTACAACCATCGTTTTCATCTGCCAAGACGAGCGTGCCGTATGTCCTCGCGGTCGGCGACATTATCACCGATGCATTTATCAAATTGTCCGAGGAGCATGCTGAGGTAACTACCGATGAAAAAGGCTATAAGCTACTCAGCTTTGAACTGGGGGCAAAGCTGCCCTACGACGAAGTCGAAATCATCGAAGCGGTCGAGTGTAGCCCGAATGCGGCCGTGTCGATGACGCGCCTTGGTCTCGAAGTGAGTTTGATGTCGTGGCTGGGCGATGATGAGCCTGGGAAGAGCATGATTCGTTATCTGAAGCAGCAGGGCGTTGGTACGGAGAGCCTGGTGGTCGAGAAGGGCATGAAGTCAAACTATCACTACGTCCTTCGCTATGGGGCTGATCGTACGAAGCTGCAGAAATTTGAGAATTATTCGTATGGATGGCGAGAGCCGGCGAGAAAACCGGATTGGTTGTATCTTGGCGTGCTCGGCGAGCAGACGTGGCCACTTCATGAAGCAATACTTGGCTACCTCTCTGATAATCCGGATATCAAACTGGTCTTTCAACCGGGCATGTACCACTTGATGTGGGGAACTGAGAAGATGAAGCCATTTTATGAACGGGCTGAGATAGTCATAATGAACCGCGAAGAAGCAGCGGAAGTGACAGGCAAAGATCGTGGAGATATTGATGACCTGCTGCAGTCGCTTCATAACCTCGGCGTCTCCGTAGCGGTTGTTACTGATGGTGCCGATGGCGCCTATGCATCTGACAGCCAGAGTCGGCTGTTTATGCCGAATTACCCCGATCCCAAACCGCCACTTGATCGTACTGGTGCCGGTGATGCGTTTGCATCGACTATCGCGGCCGCACTAGCCCTTGGCGAATCACTTGAAACGGCGCTTCGCTGGGCACCGATCAACAGCATGAGCGTGGTGCAGCACATGGGAGCACAAGCTGGATTGCTTCATACCAGTGAGGTCAAAGCGTATTTAGCTAGTGCACCCGCCAACTATAACGCCAAAGACATCGAATAG
- a CDS encoding Ribulose-phosphate 3-epimerase (RAAC3_TM7_1_835): MASVIAPAILAESTDQYKQLMERIQAFAERVHIDICDGEFAPAFTVAANQIWWPANWQADIHAMVARPSEHVDQLIALKPSLIIFHAEVAEDLMPIVQKIQGSGIKAGVALQRPTVPATVAALIQKVDHVMLFSGDLGHYGGTASMMQLEKARLVRAIKPSVEIGWDGGVVIENAYSLSQGGVDVLNVGGALARSNDPATTYKNLVEEVNKQTVI; encoded by the coding sequence GTGGCGAGCGTGATTGCGCCGGCAATTCTCGCCGAAAGTACCGATCAATACAAGCAGCTGATGGAGCGTATTCAGGCGTTTGCCGAGCGAGTTCATATTGATATTTGTGACGGAGAGTTTGCGCCTGCTTTTACGGTGGCGGCAAATCAGATATGGTGGCCAGCTAACTGGCAGGCGGATATCCACGCCATGGTGGCGCGTCCGAGCGAACATGTCGATCAGCTGATTGCCCTCAAACCAAGCCTGATTATCTTTCATGCCGAAGTTGCGGAGGATTTAATGCCTATTGTGCAAAAGATCCAGGGAAGTGGTATAAAAGCCGGTGTGGCACTACAGCGTCCGACCGTACCAGCGACCGTTGCCGCTCTAATCCAGAAAGTTGACCATGTCATGCTATTCAGTGGCGACCTCGGGCATTACGGCGGCACAGCCAGCATGATGCAACTCGAAAAGGCACGTCTTGTCCGAGCTATTAAACCGAGCGTCGAGATCGGCTGGGATGGCGGCGTGGTGATAGAGAATGCTTATAGCCTGAGTCAAGGCGGTGTGGACGTACTCAATGTCGGTGGCGCACTGGCACGCAGTAACGACCCGGCTACGACCTATAAAAACCTGGTCGAAGAAGTCAACAAACAGACCGTGATCTAG
- a CDS encoding Ketose-bisphosphate aldolase, class-II (RAAC3_TM7_1_832): MAHSIRQIRDNTTHARHLMQRTRTQHFAVGAFNIDNQETLIAIARAAQKLNSPVLVEVSDGEVEAMGLENVRDLVDNYKSEYGIEVYLNLDHSPTVEKCKRAIDAGFEFIHIDISQANHDASEEEIIARTKDVVEYAKFTGALVESEPHYFGGSSNLHEEKIDYEEIKKTFSTPAGTKAFVDATGIDTFAAAVGNLHGKYPVPKELDIELLRKIREATNCQLSLHGGSGTPLHYFEEAGKIGVSKININSDMRYAFRKTLEQVLADNPKEYAVVKLMPKVYEAVQAVVEEKINAFGSTGKAVN; the protein is encoded by the coding sequence GTGGCACATTCTATCAGACAGATCCGTGACAATACGACTCATGCTCGGCATTTGATGCAGCGAACACGGACACAGCATTTTGCTGTCGGTGCGTTCAATATCGATAACCAGGAAACGTTGATTGCCATTGCACGTGCCGCTCAGAAGCTGAATTCACCAGTGCTGGTGGAAGTGAGTGATGGTGAGGTGGAAGCGATGGGGCTTGAAAATGTTCGCGATCTTGTCGACAACTACAAAAGTGAATATGGCATCGAAGTCTATCTCAACCTCGATCACAGTCCGACGGTTGAAAAGTGTAAACGGGCGATTGATGCGGGCTTCGAATTCATCCATATCGATATCTCTCAGGCGAATCATGATGCCAGTGAAGAAGAAATCATTGCACGTACAAAAGATGTGGTAGAGTATGCCAAGTTCACTGGGGCGCTCGTCGAGAGCGAACCGCATTATTTTGGCGGCTCGTCCAACTTACACGAGGAAAAGATCGACTACGAAGAAATCAAAAAGACATTTAGTACTCCCGCCGGAACGAAGGCGTTTGTCGATGCGACGGGCATCGATACGTTTGCTGCGGCTGTCGGTAACCTTCATGGCAAATATCCGGTGCCGAAGGAACTTGATATCGAGCTTCTCAGAAAGATCCGCGAAGCAACCAACTGCCAGCTTAGCCTTCACGGCGGCTCGGGTACGCCGCTGCATTACTTTGAGGAAGCAGGCAAGATTGGCGTTAGCAAGATCAATATCAACAGTGACATGCGCTACGCTTTTCGCAAGACCCTCGAGCAGGTGCTCGCTGACAATCCAAAGGAGTACGCTGTCGTCAAACTGATGCCGAAAGTCTACGAGGCAGTCCAGGCAGTAGTCGAAGAGAAGATTAACGCCTTTGGTTCAACCGGCAAAGCTGTGAACTAG